AATTCAAATTAGTAACGACCTAAAGCCTGGTCTGACAAAAGAAGAGATTAACGTCAGAACAGAGGTCCTACATTTCAAAATTCCAGATGAGTTATACGAGCTTTATAGTTGGCATAATGGCCAGGATGATGAGGGTGTAATACCTCTATTTCGGGGCTCTTACTTAATTTCGTTAGAAGAAGCCCTCAATGACTACTACACCGTTCAAACCTATAAGGAAGATCCTGAGGACGATTTCTTAAGTTATTGTTTCCCTTTTGCCCATGATGAAGGGGGCATATACGTTTTACCAACCTCCTCACAACCCTTGTACCCAGAACTAACTCGTCCAGTTATTGATATCCATGAAGGTGTTGATGTCTTATACACAAGCTTTATCAATATGCTCGTTACTATTAACACCTGTTTTAAGGACGGGGCATACATAATCGATCCTTGTGGCAAGTATGGACCATATGACCAAAATGATGCTTTAGAAACACAGATTATGAAGAAATTGAACCCGGGGTTATATGGTTGACTGGTGAATCGTGAGAAAACTGCAGTATTAACGCTTTTTTTGATTTCATTAAAAAATCAGTATTCCTCATCGTTGTTGACCTATCCCTGAACCATCCCTGAGGTTTGGGTTTAACCCAGTCTGGATGCTATCGTCAGACTTTGAGACTCAAATACCCTCAATGTAATACGGGTATAACGGATACCAGCGTGAATCAAGCCCCCTCCCCATACAATTCAGCCCTCAACCAAACTGATCGCATCCAATTTCTCGTCTTTGATTTAGATGGGGTGATTACCAGCGAACAAAAATATTGGAATACCGCTCGGTTAACGGTTTGGGAACTGATCACCCAGCCCGAATACTTGGGCTTAACGAATTATTTTGGCCCCACTCAACCCCAACAAGTCCTTGTGAGTGGTCAACAGACCATCAACAACGACTTTATCTATGAACTCAAACGACGGGCCATCAACTCCAATTGGGATTTGACCTACTTTGTGTTCTGCCTTCATTTAGCAGGAATCCTTCGTCAGCTCCAGCAACGGGAACCCCAAAAATGGTCTGGTCTCAACCCTGAAATTGATCTTGCCAACTCAGAACAGTGGCAGCTTTTAAGGCAAAGCTTACAAGGCTTAACCTTTGATCCCAACGAAAGTGCGGCGACGATTGCTCAATTTTGGCAGGAGACCACTGACCTGAAAGGTTCAGCAGTTACCGAGTACGTCCGCCCCTTCTATCAAAAACACTTGGGCATTTCTTTGCCTGAGACCCACAGTGACTTGTGGAATCTGTGTTATCAAAACTTCCAGGCTTGGTATGAAGGTCGCAAAGGTTTTACGCTGCCTGATGATGAAACTGTCCTGGATGTGGAACAGATTAAGGCTATTTTGCAAACCCTTAAGGACGCCGATCGATTTACCCTTGCGATCGCAACCGGTCGCCCCCGCAACGAAGTCATCGAACCCTTAACAGCCTTGGGATTACTCTCTTTTTTCGATCCTCAGCGTATCGTTACCTATGATGAAGTGCTGGCTGCCGAAGATCAGTTGAATCCAAACTCAACTCCCATTAAATTAGGCAAGCCCCATCCCTTCGTCGTCCTTAAAGCTCTCTATGTGGATGAAGACCCTCAACTCTTTTGTACCGAGGCATTTCAACAACAAGATCGTGTTCATGCTGTCTATATCGGTGATGCTGCTAGCGATGTGGTTGCAGCCCAGCGGTCTGGATGCATTTCCGTGGGTGTCCTCACCGGATTTACGGCTAGTCGGGCTAAGTCAGAACAGGTGCAGATGTTTACGGATCTGGGTTGTGATTGCGTGATTGAAAGTATTCAAGCTTTGCCTCAAGTGTTAGGAATTGAGCCGACATGACCCTAAATCTAGACACCATTGAACAGTGGGTAAGTCCATCTATCCTTAGTCTTGCCCCTAAAACCGTGGGTCTCCAGAAAAACGACCAGGCTATTCGCTTAGATAAAGGTGAGTTGCCCTATCCTCCTTCCCCCAAAGTGGTAGATGCTATTTCCCAAGCCGCCACGACCTGTAATCGTTACCCGGCTGTTCTTGGAGGGGTTCTTCGAGATAAACTCGCTGACTACACTGGGACGTCCCCTGACCAGCTCATTATCAGCAATGGGTCCGATGACCTGATTGAGTTGATTATTAAGGTGTTTGTTCAGCCGGGGCAACAAGTTCTTTTACCCGTGCCCACCTTTTTTGTCTATTGGCATGCGACTCAGGTGATGGGGGGGATGCCTGTCTTCGTTCAACGGACCCCTGATTTTGGCCTAGATGTGGATGCTTTGGTGGCAAAGGTTACCTCCGACACCAAAGTTTTGTATATCGCTAATCCCAATAACCCCACCGCTAATTTAGTCCCTCGCGAAACGCTAATTGAGGTGCTCGATCGGGTGAGCTGTATGGTGGTGGTGGATGAATGCTATTTTGAGCTGTGCCAAACCACGATTGCGGATCTGGTAGACACCTACCCCAATCTGATTGTGCTGCGTAGTCTTTCCAAGAGTTTTGGCCTGGCCGGGTTGCGCATTGGCTATGGGATTGCCAATGCGCAAGTGGTTGATTACCTCTATCGAGCCGCCCAGTTGTTTCCTGTGAATAAAGTTGCGATCGCAGCCGGTATCGCCGCCCTCGAAGATCAGGCCTATGTTCAGGCCAATATCCAGAAAATTTTGGCAGAGAAACCCCAGTTACAACAAGCATTAGTCACGTTAGGGTTTAGAGTCTACCCCAGCGATACCAATTTTCTATTGGTTGATACACAGCCTTTAAATCTGCAATCAGATGTTTTAGTTAAAGCCCTCCAAGACCAAAATATTTGGGTTGCCGATTTTGGTTCTAAGCCTGGGTTAGGGGCTCATTATTTCCGCACTGCCGTGGGAACACCTACCGAAAATCAAGCATTGATTCAGGGATTGGAGGTCGCGATCGCTCAAATCTCTTCTGTGTAACGTCTTCTGTGATCAAGATCACTGGGAACTTCTGACCGCGTCACCCCGACAATTGAATAAACCGGGCATACTCGAAAGTGTGATGGGTGATGAGGTCAGCAATCGTTATGAATACCATACAAAAACAATTCATTTTGATTTCCCATGCGGCAGCAATTACGTTGGCATTGCCCTTCTTTGGCTATTCAATTCAATGGCTGAATAATGCTAATACAATGCCTGCATCTGTGATTCATCCCAGCCATCAAATTGAAGCTCAGACGACCACCTGGATGACCTAAGTCAGCCCTCAGATTTACATAAGTCTCAATTTTTTTTGCGAATCAAGAAGAACTAGCCGCTTCAGCTTGTTGTTCCGCTCGCAATACATCTTTAGCAGAATATCCTTCGCCAGCAACTCCAATAAACCAAAGGGTAGCGGCTGCTTCAGCTCTGGTTACAGGCTTTTTAGGTTGAAGCAAAAGTGCTGATCCCAGCAGTCTACGAATATTGGCAAGCTCACCGTTATTATGATCGGCAAAAATTGCTGAGAGCGCGGGAGATGAAATCTGCTTAGTATCCTTGAAGCCCCACACCTCCTGCACTTTTGTAGTTGTGGTTGAAGGTAAGATTTTGCGCAGATCAATCGGCACTTTCCAGCTCAACAGAATTTCGCGAGTAAGGGGTTTATTCGCTTGGAACGTAGCTTGGTCAGCATCCCCTGAGAGAGGACTCGGAATAAAGCCCGCTTCCGCTAAGCCTTGAATATAAGGAAAATTGGGGTTTGAGCTCGGAACGTCTTTAAACACAGGGGTTTGACTCGTTGCGGCTAAGCGAATTTGCTGTGTAGGACGATCTTGATATAACCGATTATTGGTTTCTACTAACCAGCGCGCAAAAGTCCCCCGCTGGATAGGCTGATTGGGATTGCCTAGATCAATAACTTTAAGTCTTTGAACATCATTGACATAGGTTTTGAGTGCTGTTGGCACCTCCGCAGAATTCTGGCTGGTTTCATCCTTTGATGGCTCAGATGCCTGATTAGCAACTGGCCCAATAAAATCCAAATCTCCAGGCTGGGGTAGAGACTTGGTCGGTGATTCGGAACTCGATGACGACTTCCCTTGGGAATAGTCGATGAAAAAGACCGTCATGGGGATGCGACGTCCACCATTATTTCCTGTTTGTATAGGAACTAAGGTCCCTGTGGCAGGGATAGTAACTCTAACCTGAAGTCGATCTCGCTTAGCAAGCAAAATTAGCTGCTGCTGACTTAATTTCCGACCTGAAAGCTGCCAGCTCCCTTTTTGCAATAACTCACTGTAATATTGCTGCACTTTCTGGCTGTTATCGGGAGTCGCCCATCGAGTTTGCTGAGTTGAACGTTGGCTTTTCGAGTCAGAAGGCAAGTTGCTCTGATTTTGTTGCACCCCCTGTAAATTGGCATTGGGATAGCTCAAATCAGTAGGGAAATCCTTGGGTAAAGCTGAAGGACTACTCCACTGACTAGCCTGTGGATCGGCAGAAAAAGCCTGTTGCACTGCGTCTCCGCTACACCCTGCCATTGGTAAGAAGACTGTGAGGGCCAAACCCACTCTGAAGCTGATTTTAGGAGGTCGCATCAATTCATCTATTCCCTACACGCCCAACTTTACTCTAGCGTTCTTAGTAACGAGCTATATGAGTCTCGTTCAGGGTGAGGGTTTAGGACAAGTTGTATTTTTTTTGCCATTGGGCATGGTTGCTTGGCAGAAATTTACATTATTGAGTCCTGCCTTAGGTAATTTTGCCCCTCTTAAGTTCGCACCGCTGAAGTTAGCGCCATCAATGCGGGTTTCAGATAAGTTGGCATTGATGAGATTTGCCTGACTGAAGTTAGCATCCCGCAGTTTAGCTTGTAGTAACTCTGCTTGAGCCAAATTGGCTTTCGTAAAATTAGTTTCCCTGAGATCTGCTTGTGTTAGATTTGCTCCCACTAAATTTGCACGGGCGAAATTTGCTGATTTAACAAAGGCCTGCTGTAGATTCACCCTTCTTAAATCGGCATCTTGGAAACGGGCATTTTCTAGCAGTGCTGACTCAAGATTGGCCGATCGGAGATTGGCTTGTCTCAATATGGCTTGAGTCAGCGTTGCCTCTTTCAGTACAGCTTCTTCTAAGACAGCACTATGCAGAAAAGCTCTAGAAAGGTTGGCTTTGCTGAGTTGGGCATTACTAAAATTGACTTTTTCTAAATTAACGCCAATCGCAGGAGCTTGTTCCGCTTGGAAGAATTCATCTTTTTGGGGTTGCCGATATAGGACCAGCTCAGCCCCTTCTAGATTAATGCCTCTTAAATTGCAGTTAGCACAACTTCCTGTCCATCGAATGCGTTCAATAATTTCTTCAGAACTGGGAGCAATGATGGATAGACCGGCTGATTCGTCCACAGGGACAGTCGGTACATTGGTAGAAGATTCAGGGAGAGGAGAAGAAACGGTTGTGGGTGAAAGGCTTTGTGGAGATGGTTTAGAACTATTTCCTAGCCAAGTTAACAGTCCAACAAAGAGCACTGCTGCAATAATTCCCGTTCTCATGGTGTCCGCATAATTTGGCGATGCCTCTCACTCTATCCTTTTCGAGGTGTGTTGGAGTCAGAGAGTGAACATTGAATGCTACTTACTTAAAGTACAACAGTACGATTCGCCAATACTAGGAGAATATCGGATCTGAAGGAGTACAGAATGGCTTTCTTGATGATTTATAAGAGAAATTGCCTAGTAGAAGGGTGGATTCAAAGTCTTGATGTCATTTTTAATTTTTATTGATAGTGAAGAGAAAGATTATTTTGCTGTCGTTAAATATTAATTGTAAATATAGATGATAATTGTTGAAAGCCATTTTTCTTTTGCGTAATGTAACCTAGGTTACTCGGAAGATGAAGGTCTATGTGTAATATGGCAACGTCAGGTCGAGAAATTACTAAGACAGTTAAAAGTACAACAATGTAGTGTGTTTTACATAACCAGATTTCCTCTCACTAATTAGATTTATTTGTATGTTATTACACAGTTTTGCTTGAACTATTGAATTAGCTTACTTGTGTCAATGCAGATGCCTCTTAGTCATTAAAGAAAGACTACATCTTTCGATAATTATTCGAAATTCTTAAGACAGAATCATTACTTGTCTCAGATAATCTTGTTTCTATCTAAGCGTGTGCTAAGTGGTTGGCAATCTCCTTTATGTTGAATCCCTCTTTGACTATTCTTTATCAGATTGATCCCCTCGATATCAGCATCGGTGGTATCCAGACAACCATTCTGAATTTTATTAAGTATGCGCCTCAAGATTTCGATATTCGATTGGTAGGGATCTCATCTAGAAAAGAGTGCGAAATTGGTCGCTGGCAGAGTGTTTTAGTGTTTGACAGGCAGATACAGTATCTTCCTCTACTTTATGTTAAAGATGATAATGTGAGAGGTCTTATACCCACTACGCTGAAATTTCTTCTAGCGTTGTTTGGAAAAGAGTTAGACTCTGACTTTCTGCATTTTCATAGAATTGAACCTTCCTTAGTATCTATGAATTGGCATGGAGAAAAGACATTGTTTATTCATGCAGACATAAAAAAGCAAGTTAATGGTCAGGGAGATAATAAAGCTTTTTTATGGAGATATTTTCCTTCGGCATACTTCTTTTTTGAAAATTTTCTAATTAAGCAATTCTCTTATGTGCTGTCATGTAACTCAGAATCACTTCAGTATTTTCGGGAAACTTACTGCTCTACCGAAGATCGGTATCAGTTGATCCGAAATACTGTAGATGATGAAATCTTTTTCCCACTATCTACTCCACTGAAAGACCAGAAGCGTCTGCAGCTAATAGCGGAAATGGGGTTGTCACTGGGAACACGTTTCATGGCCTATGTGGGGCGATTGCATCCTCAAAAGGATCCATTGTTATTAGTTAGATCAATCGCAGAACTCGATGATGCCAATATTCATCTACTTATGATTGGAGAAGGTGAATTAAAAGAAGATATTGAGTCAGAAATCAAATATTTAGGGCTAGATAGTCAAATAACTTTGTTGGGAGCTATGAATTCGCGAGAAATCGCAGATATTCTTAGAGTCAGTGAACTTTTAGCCCTAACCAGTATCTATGAAGGTCTACCTATGGTCGTATTGGAGGCCCTCTCCTGTGGAATTCCAGTCGTTTCCACAGATTCAGGTGAAACCTCTAAACTTTTGACGGAGAACACAGGAGTTGTAATTCCAACTAGAACACCTGAATCTACCGCTGATTCTCTCAGGACTGTGTTGAGAAACTCTCAAAGTTTTCCTAGCAAAGCTTGTGCCCAATCATCTAGTCCCTACTGGGCTAGGTGGGTTGTTTCTGAAGTCTATAACGAAATGCGAGAACGATGGAAAAACAAACAGCAATTATTAGAGAAAACTTTCTCGACAGTGTAATTTTCGATAGCTTTGTCTCGGATGAATCTGGGCGTCATTACTTCGAAGCTGCGAGAACAGCCCCCGACGCCAATCTGAGACTGCTCTCTTAACTCCCAAGTACTTATATAGGAGCCTGATCCCATGCTAGCAGCAATTTTCAGTGATATTAGTCAATTCAGATCTAAC
The Acaryochloris marina S15 genome window above contains:
- a CDS encoding HAD family hydrolase — protein: MRLKYPQCNTGITDTSVNQAPSPYNSALNQTDRIQFLVFDLDGVITSEQKYWNTARLTVWELITQPEYLGLTNYFGPTQPQQVLVSGQQTINNDFIYELKRRAINSNWDLTYFVFCLHLAGILRQLQQREPQKWSGLNPEIDLANSEQWQLLRQSLQGLTFDPNESAATIAQFWQETTDLKGSAVTEYVRPFYQKHLGISLPETHSDLWNLCYQNFQAWYEGRKGFTLPDDETVLDVEQIKAILQTLKDADRFTLAIATGRPRNEVIEPLTALGLLSFFDPQRIVTYDEVLAAEDQLNPNSTPIKLGKPHPFVVLKALYVDEDPQLFCTEAFQQQDRVHAVYIGDAASDVVAAQRSGCISVGVLTGFTASRAKSEQVQMFTDLGCDCVIESIQALPQVLGIEPT
- a CDS encoding pentapeptide repeat-containing protein — translated: MRTGIIAAVLFVGLLTWLGNSSKPSPQSLSPTTVSSPLPESSTNVPTVPVDESAGLSIIAPSSEEIIERIRWTGSCANCNLRGINLEGAELVLYRQPQKDEFFQAEQAPAIGVNLEKVNFSNAQLSKANLSRAFLHSAVLEEAVLKEATLTQAILRQANLRSANLESALLENARFQDADLRRVNLQQAFVKSANFARANLVGANLTQADLRETNFTKANLAQAELLQAKLRDANFSQANLINANLSETRIDGANFSGANLRGAKLPKAGLNNVNFCQATMPNGKKNTTCPKPSP
- a CDS encoding glycosyltransferase, with translation MLNPSLTILYQIDPLDISIGGIQTTILNFIKYAPQDFDIRLVGISSRKECEIGRWQSVLVFDRQIQYLPLLYVKDDNVRGLIPTTLKFLLALFGKELDSDFLHFHRIEPSLVSMNWHGEKTLFIHADIKKQVNGQGDNKAFLWRYFPSAYFFFENFLIKQFSYVLSCNSESLQYFRETYCSTEDRYQLIRNTVDDEIFFPLSTPLKDQKRLQLIAEMGLSLGTRFMAYVGRLHPQKDPLLLVRSIAELDDANIHLLMIGEGELKEDIESEIKYLGLDSQITLLGAMNSREIADILRVSELLALTSIYEGLPMVVLEALSCGIPVVSTDSGETSKLLTENTGVVIPTRTPESTADSLRTVLRNSQSFPSKACAQSSSPYWARWVVSEVYNEMRERWKNKQQLLEKTFSTV
- a CDS encoding SMI1/KNR4 family protein, which translates into the protein MSTITDHLDELVELIEAKGIQISNDLKPGLTKEEINVRTEVLHFKIPDELYELYSWHNGQDDEGVIPLFRGSYLISLEEALNDYYTVQTYKEDPEDDFLSYCFPFAHDEGGIYVLPTSSQPLYPELTRPVIDIHEGVDVLYTSFINMLVTINTCFKDGAYIIDPCGKYGPYDQNDALETQIMKKLNPGLYG
- a CDS encoding S-layer homology domain-containing protein, whose protein sequence is MRPPKISFRVGLALTVFLPMAGCSGDAVQQAFSADPQASQWSSPSALPKDFPTDLSYPNANLQGVQQNQSNLPSDSKSQRSTQQTRWATPDNSQKVQQYYSELLQKGSWQLSGRKLSQQQLILLAKRDRLQVRVTIPATGTLVPIQTGNNGGRRIPMTVFFIDYSQGKSSSSSESPTKSLPQPGDLDFIGPVANQASEPSKDETSQNSAEVPTALKTYVNDVQRLKVIDLGNPNQPIQRGTFARWLVETNNRLYQDRPTQQIRLAATSQTPVFKDVPSSNPNFPYIQGLAEAGFIPSPLSGDADQATFQANKPLTREILLSWKVPIDLRKILPSTTTTKVQEVWGFKDTKQISSPALSAIFADHNNGELANIRRLLGSALLLQPKKPVTRAEAAATLWFIGVAGEGYSAKDVLRAEQQAEAASSS
- the hisC gene encoding histidinol-phosphate transaminase, with amino-acid sequence MTLNLDTIEQWVSPSILSLAPKTVGLQKNDQAIRLDKGELPYPPSPKVVDAISQAATTCNRYPAVLGGVLRDKLADYTGTSPDQLIISNGSDDLIELIIKVFVQPGQQVLLPVPTFFVYWHATQVMGGMPVFVQRTPDFGLDVDALVAKVTSDTKVLYIANPNNPTANLVPRETLIEVLDRVSCMVVVDECYFELCQTTIADLVDTYPNLIVLRSLSKSFGLAGLRIGYGIANAQVVDYLYRAAQLFPVNKVAIAAGIAALEDQAYVQANIQKILAEKPQLQQALVTLGFRVYPSDTNFLLVDTQPLNLQSDVLVKALQDQNIWVADFGSKPGLGAHYFRTAVGTPTENQALIQGLEVAIAQISSV